The Dendropsophus ebraccatus isolate aDenEbr1 chromosome 10, aDenEbr1.pat, whole genome shotgun sequence genome has a segment encoding these proteins:
- the LAMP2 gene encoding lysosome-associated membrane glycoprotein 2 isoform X2: protein MARYLCGVIVCLLGLGLMMSEAFEVEVKDESNKTCIFAKLKVNFTIQYDTVNGSKNNVTLVAPDAVTTEGSTCGSSKEASLLKVNFGNNHTWSVNFTNNNTVYNINVIVFTYNTNDSNLFPDAQRKGLLTTVKSVGEPVPINETYTCLNEEVVFTENVVQVYWNVSLLAYAQDVTLKKEFHCSEDKRTTPAPTTPAVTTANTTSAAPTPTPKPEDKPATGNYSISNGTGICLMATMGLQINTTLLVGGKLVWTPFNFNPNRTSSSGNCGNESAVLRLSDNGTAFVEFYFSIRKKNFHLQEVNVTITNATEMSQRTGYNLSLWEASVGNSYLCHKEQVIKVSEDLILNAFDVRVQPFGVHNATYAAAEDCFADQNFTVPIVVGAALGVLVVLVMVAYFIGRRNRRSAGYEHF, encoded by the exons GGCTCATGATGTCAGAAGCTTTTGAAGTGGAGGTAAAAGACGAATCCAATAAAACCTGTATATTCGCCAAACTGAAGGTGAACTTCACTATACAATATGATACCGTGAATGGTTCAAAG AACAATGTAACTTTGGTTGCACCTGATGCAGTGACCACAGAGGGCAGTACATGTGGCAGCAGCAAGGAAGCTTCATTGTTGAAAGTTAACTTTGGGAACAACCATACTTGGAGTGTGAACTTCACCAACAATAATACAGTGTACAATATCAATGTCATCGTCTTCACGTACAATACCAATGACAGCAATCTCTTCCCAGATGCCCAGAGGAAAG GGCTTCTGACTACTGTGAAATCTGTTGGAGAACCAGTTCCAATTAATGAAACCTACACATGTTTAAATGAAGAAGTTGTCTTTACCGAGAATGTTGTGCAAGTTTACTGGAATGTTTCCCTGTTAGCATATGCCCAGGATGTTACCTTAAAGAAAG AGTTCCACTGCAGTGAGGACAAAAGAACGACCCCCGCTCCAACAACTCCTGCAGTAACTACAGCCAACACAACATCAGCAGCACCAACACCAACCCCAAAACCTGAGGATAAGCCTGCCACTGGCAATTATTCTATTTCTAATGGGACTGGGATATGTCTGATGGCGACTATGGGTCTGCAAATTAATACCACTCTGCTTGTTGGTGGAAAA CTTGTTTGGACTCCATTTAATTTTAACCCTAACAGAACCAGCAGTTCTGGAAACTGTGGCAATGAAAGTGCGGTTCTGAGGCTCAGCGACAATGGCACTGCTTTCGTAGAATTTTATTTCTCCATA AGAAAGAAGAACTTTCATCTTCAAGAAGTTAATGTCACCATTACAAATGCAACAG AAATGTCTCAAAGAACAGGCTACAACCTGAGCCTGTGGGAAGCGTCAGTGGGAAACTCCTACTTGTGTCACAAAGAGCAGGTCATCAAGGTGTCGGAGGACCTTATCCTTAATGCTTTTGATGTCAGAGTTCAGCCCTTCGGTGTACACAATGCGACATATGCTGCAG CCGAAGATTGCTTTGCAGATCAGAACTTCACTGTTCCAATAGTCGTGGGAGCAGCATTGGGAGTCCTTGTAGTCCTAGTGATGGTGGCTTATTTCATTGGTCGCAGGAATCGCCGTTCAGCTGGATATGAACACTTTTAA
- the LAMP2 gene encoding lysosome-associated membrane glycoprotein 2 isoform X3, whose translation MARYLCGVIVCLLGLGLMMSEAFEVEVKDESNKTCIFAKLKVNFTIQYDTVNGSKNNVTLVAPDAVTTEGSTCGSSKEASLLKVNFGNNHTWSVNFTNNNTVYNINVIVFTYNTNDSNLFPDAQRKGLLTTVKSVGEPVPINETYTCLNEEVVFTENVVQVYWNVSLLAYAQDVTLKKEFHCSEDKRTTPAPTTPAVTTANTTSAAPTPTPKPEDKPATGNYSISNGTGICLMATMGLQINTTLLVGGKLVWTPFNFNPNRTSSSGNCGNESAVLRLSDNGTAFVEFYFSIRKKNFHLQEVNVTITNATEMSQRTGYNLSLWEASVGNSYLCHKEQVIKVSEDLILNAFDVRVQPFGVHNATYAAASECFLDDDSILIPIIVGAALAGLIVIIVVAYLIGRRKTYAGYQTL comes from the exons GGCTCATGATGTCAGAAGCTTTTGAAGTGGAGGTAAAAGACGAATCCAATAAAACCTGTATATTCGCCAAACTGAAGGTGAACTTCACTATACAATATGATACCGTGAATGGTTCAAAG AACAATGTAACTTTGGTTGCACCTGATGCAGTGACCACAGAGGGCAGTACATGTGGCAGCAGCAAGGAAGCTTCATTGTTGAAAGTTAACTTTGGGAACAACCATACTTGGAGTGTGAACTTCACCAACAATAATACAGTGTACAATATCAATGTCATCGTCTTCACGTACAATACCAATGACAGCAATCTCTTCCCAGATGCCCAGAGGAAAG GGCTTCTGACTACTGTGAAATCTGTTGGAGAACCAGTTCCAATTAATGAAACCTACACATGTTTAAATGAAGAAGTTGTCTTTACCGAGAATGTTGTGCAAGTTTACTGGAATGTTTCCCTGTTAGCATATGCCCAGGATGTTACCTTAAAGAAAG AGTTCCACTGCAGTGAGGACAAAAGAACGACCCCCGCTCCAACAACTCCTGCAGTAACTACAGCCAACACAACATCAGCAGCACCAACACCAACCCCAAAACCTGAGGATAAGCCTGCCACTGGCAATTATTCTATTTCTAATGGGACTGGGATATGTCTGATGGCGACTATGGGTCTGCAAATTAATACCACTCTGCTTGTTGGTGGAAAA CTTGTTTGGACTCCATTTAATTTTAACCCTAACAGAACCAGCAGTTCTGGAAACTGTGGCAATGAAAGTGCGGTTCTGAGGCTCAGCGACAATGGCACTGCTTTCGTAGAATTTTATTTCTCCATA AGAAAGAAGAACTTTCATCTTCAAGAAGTTAATGTCACCATTACAAATGCAACAG AAATGTCTCAAAGAACAGGCTACAACCTGAGCCTGTGGGAAGCGTCAGTGGGAAACTCCTACTTGTGTCACAAAGAGCAGGTCATCAAGGTGTCGGAGGACCTTATCCTTAATGCTTTTGATGTCAGAGTTCAGCCCTTCGGTGTACACAATGCGACATATGCTGCAG CTTCTGAATGTTTCCTCGACGACGACTCCATTTTAATTCCAATCATAGTTGGCGCTGCCCTTGCAGGCTTAATTGTCATTATTGTGGTTGCTTACTTAATTGGTAGAAGAAAAACCTATGCCGGATATCAGACCCTATAA